A segment of the Symmachiella macrocystis genome:
ATCTGATCGGCGAATTGGAGGACGCCCAATTGGTCCTCAACCGCCCCCGCGACATGGGTAGCGCCGTGGAATTCGACGCCCCTTGGGAAGGCGCTTTTTGCGGCTACTGCACGATCATCAAAGATGGTGACACCTACCGTGCCTATTACCGTGGCTTGCCGCAAGCCCGCCGCGACGGGAGCAATTCCGAAGTCACCTGTGTCGCCGAATCGACCGACGGCATCGCCTGGACCAAACCCAAACTGGGCCTCTTCGAGGTCGAAGGCTCCAAAGACAACAACGTCATCTTGGCCGATCACGCACCTTTTTCGCACAACTTCTGCCCCATGCTCGACACGCGGCCCGACGTCCCCGCCGACCAGCGGTATAAAGCACTCGCCGGCACGCGCAAAACCGGACTGGTTCCGTTCGTTTCCGCCGACGGTCTCAGCTGGAAAAAGCTGCAAGACGAACCGGTCATCACCGCAGGGGCCTTCGATTCCCAAAACGTGCCAATGTGGTCCGAATCCGAAAACCAATACGTCTGCTACTTCCGCGTCTTCGTCGATGGTGTCCGCCGTATCTCCCGCACGACCTCCAAAGACTTCCTCACCTGGACCGAACCGGTCTTGATGGGCTATGACGGCGGACCAATCGAACATCTCTACACGAATCAAACCTCTCCGTACTTCCGTGCCCCGCACATCTACGTCGGCATCGCCGCCCGCTTCTTCCCCGGACGCCGCGTGCTCACACCCGAACAAGCCAAAGAAGTCGGTGTTGATCCCGGTTACTTCAATGACTGTAGCGACGGCGTGCTGATCACCACCCGTGGCGGCGACCAATACAGCCGCACCTTCCCCGAAGGTTTCGTCCGCCCCGGCATCGGCCTAGAGAACTGGGTCTCGCGGACCAACTACCCCGCGCTGAACGTGGTGCAAACCGGCGATGATACGATGTCGTTTTACGTCAACCAAAACTACGGCCAGCCGACTGCCCACATGCGTCGCTACGAAATCCGCCTCGACGGCTTCGCCTCGGTCCGCGCCCCGTACACCGGCGGCGAAATGATCACCAAGCCGCTGATCTTCTCCGGCAACCAACTGGACCTCAACTTCGCCACCTCCGCAGCCGGCGGCATCCGCGTCGAAATCCAAGACGCCGACGGAAAACCCATCCCCGGCTTCACGCTGAAGGAATCCCAAGAGCTAATCGGCAACGAAATCAGCCGCGCCGCCAGTTGGAAGGGAAACAAAGACGTCAGCAAACTCGCCGGCAAACCAGTGCGGTTAAGATTTGTGATGAAGGACGCGGATTTGTACGCGTTGCAGTTTGCGGGCGAGAAGTGATTTAGTCCACGGGTGGCCCCGAAAGATTCTTTCGGGGCGGCGCAGCCGCAGGAGTTTTGGCAGAGAATCACGCTGAAAACAAAGCTCCTCCAGCCGACTTCGTCGGCCCACAAAGAATCTTTGTGGGCCACCCTGTGACCGAACGTCTTTTCTGGTAGGAATGGAAAAACGAGTGGAATTCGATGTTTCCTACAACTTGACCTGCAAGCTCACACTCGATTCGGGCCGTGACATTATTTTGGAGCAGTTGTATCAGGAACGGACCTACCGTGGTCTGCTCGAAGGGACACCCAATCGGGTGGCGAACGATTGGGGAATCGAACATAACTTGAGTTTTGCCAGAAAGTTGGCGGGCAGCATCGGTGACCCCTATTTGATTGCACCGAATCGTCGTGATTATGTTCGTGTTCCTGGTGACATGGATCAGATCCGCGAGGATATCGAAAAACGGCTTGGGGATTGGGAAGAGGGACTGCAACAGCGGCTGCCGGAATGGATTCCGTTTGTCTGTTGCATCGGATGCTTCACGTCGGTGAAGCCGGCGCGTGATCCGAGCAAAGACTATTCCGCGCTGACCGTCGTTTGGTACCAAGACGATTTTGCGATGCCAATCGATCCCGCGATTCAGAACGAATTGCGTTCGTTGAATTGGAACAAACATGCGACGGACGGCGAGCATTAGTCCTGGTTTTCGTACGTCACGGGTGGCCCCGAAAGATTCTTTCGGGGCGGCGCTGCCGCAGGAGGACGTGCAGAGAAACACACATAAAACAATCCACCTCCTGCCGACTTCGTCGGCCCACAAAGAATCTTTGTGGGTCGCCCTGCGGGAAGTAAATTACCGCAACCGAGTGGCATGTCAAAGTTAAAAAGTGGAGTGCCACTGGCGGCTAGTCCGCCAGTGTTCGCGGACTACGGAAACGGCTACCCCAAGATCAAGATTTGACAGGGCACGGCATGGCTGTGTTTGAAATGTCGCGGTCCATTCATGAAGTTCTGTATGGCGAGGAATCTGGATTTCGGAAATCCATCATTCTCCACAGCCATTCACCTTCGCGGCAGTCCTGATTGAAGACAGCAATAAGTGCGGGCTCGGTCTGATCCGCTGCGTCATCGCAAGTGTCCGAAATCACAGCGATATTGAGCCAGTTCTTAAAACCGTGCGCTAGGCAAAGGCGATGAAGTGTATCCTCTTCGGCCTCGGAGTGGGTGGTTGGAACCGCGACGATACATTGAGTATCAGCCTCATACCGATCGACTGTCGGTAGATAGACGGCACACCAACGGGGAAATTCGTAAATGTGGGATAGCACAAAGCCAAGGTTGTGAAATGTAAGTGGCATAAGATTTGACCTGCGACGGCGTGAAACCAGATTTTTGCGCTAGTACCCGCTTCGTGAAGACTGCCCGAGGTGAACCAGACCACCGAGAATAAGCCTAATTGTACCAAGAAGCGGCGGGCCATGTCCGCTGTAGCGCGAGTTCACTCGTCCTCGAAAGTCAGGTGTAGCCGCTAAAATCCACCCACCGATTCCATGGCAGCTTTCAGACCTTCGAACTCGCTATCGGCGAGGTCAAATCGGATCTCAATCTCCTCGTCCAGTTCCAACTTTTTTGCCAGCTCTGGCGCGAACCGCAAGGTGATGCTATCGCGATGCACTACGTAGTCCACAAGGCCAATCCCGGAACGGAACGGCATGTTCCGAGAGCAATGCCCATACATATCGATCGTCAGCCCTTCGCGGCCGTACAAGTGATCCTCCCATTGGAAGCAGATCCAACCTTCGCCGTGATCGATTCCTACAGAGTCCGGCCAGCCGATGTCGATTGCTCTGAAGGTTTGCATCACGGTCTATCCAATGGAGACGGCTGCTGCGGCTAGTTAGCCCTCTCATCATCACACACGAAACGAACTCCGCCAGTCTCTGCATCGACGATTCGATCGATCTCGTCCGCCAAAAAGAAATCAATCTCGTGCGGGCAATTGGGCTCCGGGCTGATATTTGTCGTGATGTGGGCCACCGTCTCACCGACGTCGTAGCCCCAAGCGATGTTGTGCACAACGCGAATGGTTCCGTCACACAAGTGGACGTTGAAAGTGTCCCCCACTCGCATAGTCCGGAGAATGTCTAACGCTCTTGCGTAGGGCGGCATCACAGAGTCAGGCTAACTTATTAATAAAATGGACGGTGTCTCACCTGTCGGCTATAAGTTTGTAGCCTAACGTGCAGTTACTCGATTCTCGCAAGTCGTATCTTAACAATGATTTTCTCGTTTTTCACATGTCTTGCCACGGATGGCCCCGAAAGATTCTTTCGGGGCGGCGCAGCCGCAGGAGTTTTGGCAGAGAATCACGCTGAAAACAAAGCTCCTCCTGCCGACTTCGTCGGCCCACAAAGAATCTTTTTGGGCCACCCTGCGAATGGTGTTATTCTGGAATATTCTAGCAGAGCAAAACGCAATTTACTCCGGCAGGGGCGCCGCTATGACGGACAATCTAGACCTAACCGACTTGAAATGGGACGCAGAATGCGAGGAGTGGTGTTCGCAGATTACCATTCCGGAACTCGCCTCATGCGACGCATCCACTGAACAACGCATCCCAATATCAACGGACCTTTCGCAGGCATCTTTCCCGTTGTTGGTCCACAACCGCATGGGCAACGAGCAACCCACGGGTTGGCAGTGCGAAGCTCTTTCGTTTTTCAACGGGCATCGTGCGGAGATTGTTGGCAATTCCCTGCAAGCGATCCTGGAATGGTATGTTCCTTATGTTGATGAATACCGCCAAGTGTTCCAAGCATATTCCCCACCGGACGACAGCCTTGATGACTTGGACAAAGACTTCCCGGTAATTGACAACACCGACCAGTTGCGTGCATTGATTGCGCTGGATTGTGTGGTCGTCCACGAAGCGTCGCGCGGCGGAGTCTCCGACATCGGGCTCTGCTTCGATTGTTGCTGGGATGATGAACACGGACTGGGGGTGTTGGTAAATAAGCTAGACGTAGTTAAAATGGGAGGTGCGGATGTTGCCACGGAGGACCGGTATGAGACATTTCTCAATGGCACGGAATGGAAACTGGCCCCGGAGACGTCTGGTTAACCTATTATGAATGAGTTGAACACTGGAACTAGGTGAGTCGCAATAATGTCTCATATACCGTGCACGGGAGATCAGGATGCGGACGCTTTCATTCATACGATTCGGCGGCGACTTATTGCAATTGCCGATGAGCCTCCGTATCGCTACATCAATACTACACCCGAAGATCGTGCGGAGTACGAAGCTAAAAAACGATCGTTCACAGGTTACGCGCTCGAAGAAATCCTAGCGGTTGAGTCTCGCCTCGACATTCGATTTCCCGCAGTCTATCGTGCGTTTCTTCACATCATGGGCATCTCGAATGGAGATCTTTTCTGTGGATCGAATGTCGCATCACTCGAGAACTACGATCAATTGCAGGAATTTGCTCAGGATCTCATACACGAATGCCACGTCAATTGGCAATTGGATAAAAAGGCATTCGTTTTTCTAGGACATCAAGGTTATACATTCAATTACTTTATTGCAGACGGTCGTTTCGACAGCCCAGTTCACCAATATGTCGAGAATGACCAATCGGGGACGCAATGCTCTCCGGGTTTTGCTGAATTCATCGATGCCGAGGTTAGCTTGGCAGAACAAAACAACCAAAATATCCGTGACGCCGGTGGCTATTTTCTCACGATTGCAGATGGTTGCGTTTCGCAAGAACATCCGACTCGTAATTCAGGCATTCGCCCACTTGATCTCCCAGATCAAACCTCTGAAGCTAGCAAGAATGAAAAACACATTCGCAGTCTTAAGCCTTGGTGGCGTTTTGGTAAGCCCGTAGTAAAGGAATAAGCCTGCCCTATGCCTTGCCCTGTGTGGCAATTGAATGCAACCAGCGAGCCGCCGCTCGCCGGGTCGCGCGCAATCTGGCAACGCCTCGCAGGAGACTGCTTGAATGATGAAATCCACTTTCGAAAAGATCGAACTCGATTCCTCGCGTTTCTGGTGTCTGCACGTCGCTGACGAGGCCGAACGCCAAGCTCTCTCTGGGGAGATATTCCATCACTACAAGCTAGAAAGAGTAAGCTGTATTATCGCCCAACCAGCCAGCCTGGATTCCGTGCGTCGTCGTTTATTTCGCCAACCAACTGTCATCGAATGGCTCACTCAAAACGCCGACATCTCAGCAGATGATGCCGCTGCCATTATTGGTGGACTCCCCGTTCACGTATTGCCGCTGTTATCGTACAACGCAGGGAATCCGCGTGCATTCCTTGGTCTCGCCGCTGCAATTGCCAAAAAGCCAGATGTCATCGTCTATTCAACTTCCGGAATGGACCTGTGCGGTATTTTGTTGATGCACAACTATGCTCCGGCCCATTATCCCGATGGCTGCCTTATTCATGTTTCACCACAACTGATTGGTGACGGCCCGCATTGTGCGAATGACGCCCAATGTGTGACGATTCAATTCCGCGGACAAACCTCATGATACATAAGTGCAGTAGGTTGGGATGAAAGCTCCCGGGTGGCCCCGAAAGATTCTTTCGGGGCGGCGCAGCCGCAGGAGTTCTGGCAGAGAATCACGCTTAAAAAACAAAACACCTCCTGCCGACTTCGTCGGCCCACAAAGAATCTTTGTGGGCCACCCTGTATCTTGACTCACTTACTGTTGCGAATCACCGATGGGGATCTCTGCTTCGTATTCAATGTCGTAGGTCTTTAAAAAACCTTCCACGGCTTCGCGTGAGGAGGAGATTGTTTCGTAGGTGGGGATGACTTTTTCGTTGAGAATTTCCAGTCGCTCTACCATCAACGCAGGGTCGTGCTCATCTTCGCTGGTAATGGCCACCAGTCCGCGCGTTAGATTCTTCAGGATATTGTTTGACTGGATGTTTCCGTTCAGCGACCCGATGTATCCTCCTCCTGCAAACGCTAGCATGCAGAACCCGATCACAAGCAAAGTTTGGACGGTCACTCGAATTCCGCGGTTGCGGAAACCGAACTCGACGCCAAACCAAACGATTGCTGATAGTACTATCCAAAACTCTAAGTACATCGATTAACTCCTATCAGCCCCTCGTACGCGTTATCATGTGTCTTACGCCCGCCAGTCGGCCAGATTGCCCACGACTAACGCCGACGTCGCGGTGGCGGACGGCGGCCACGACCACTGGGTGGGCGGCGGCGTTCGAAGTCGCGGGAGGGGGTGCCGCTGAAGGCTCGAGGGATCACCGGCCACTCTTCGGTCAGAAAATAGGCATACGTCCCTTCGGGAAAATCAGGCGTGACACAAAAGCGGCCGTTGCACTCGTCCAGGTCTCCCGCGCCCTCGACGAATTCATAATCGGCGACAAATGTGCCGTCGTATTGACCGCCCGGTTCGCCGCGGCCGCTGGGGCGACGTCCTGATTTCAAACGATAACTTGAGGCGAGTGCTTTTACTTTGCTTTCGGGATTCTCAGCATCGGCGTAGCCATAAACGGCATAGATCGGATACCCGTCCGCTGCCCAACCGACCAACGGAGAATGGCTCTGCTTTTTGAGTCCAAGTATTTCAAGCAACTCCGTGGGCAGTCCGTGATAATGGTAAGCGCCTGTCGGTTGCACGTGGGCGTAGTTTCCATCGATTCCCAATCGAACCGCTCCCGACAGTGCTTCGTATTGCCAACCGCTTTGCCGATTCCCGAGAAAAAACTCTGCTGCTCCCGGATCAAACGGAATGCCGTTGACGGCAATACCAAAGTCCTGCAATCCCAGCGGCGTAATCCGTCGGGCTTGTTCAGGCTCGGCCGGAATGCGGAACAAGTATTTTTGTGCAGTGATGCGGTGCGGATTCCCGCGATTGGGGAAAGCCCCGGTCGAATGATTCGGGATGCCGTTGGCGCGAATCACGCGCACGTCACCGTCGACCTGGATCGACACGCTATTCTTTCCCGGCGGTTTTTGAGTGTCAGGAACGAGCTGCAGTTTCCCGGTCGACTGCGTCGTCGTGTGCCGCCGCGCCGGTGGCGGTCCCCCGGGAAATTGCGTCCAGGCAACGGTCGCCAGCGAGAGGACCGTGATCGCTGCCGCGAGCAGTTTGCGTAGTGGTTTCACTAGGAGTTCCTTCGACTGAGTACTCGAATCGGTTTGCCTTAGTGGCAACTCGCAGGTGAGCTTGGACAAGCCTCTGGCAAGCTACCTGTTGGATGTCCAGTTCTTGCGAAAATTCGGTCGGCCTTCAATATTCGCAATGAAATGAATATTGTTCAACCCCGTGATGTTCACATCCCAATGCAAGGCAATGTAGTAGATGACCGCCAACTGCCAAGCGGCATTCGGCTCGCCTCCGCTTATCGGAAATGCCCACATCGTGCGATCCGGATCATCAAACCAATCATGCATTTCGTCGCGGAGTTCTTGGGGAACGACCGAGGAGGAAAGGTCTAAATCAATTCCGAAATATGAAAGCCAGACGGGAAGCTGGTCCAACAGTTTCAATGTCTTTCGCTTTACTTTGGGAAGAACTAATAGATAACGCTCGTCGGTCAAGCAATCCGCATGCTCAGCAGTAAAAGCCACGGTGGGAGTGCGATAACGTTTCGCCAATCCTGCGTCGATGGCGAATGCAGGAGGCTGTATCGGCAAAAAATAATTAACATAATTCGACAGCTTTTCTCCGGCCTCGTTTCCTAAAACCATACCATGAGGATACATTAAATTGGCATCCAGACCGTCTGGTCTCGCGAATCCGTTCCGGCTGCGTTCGGGAATATCTCGCGGCTGCGCAAGGATACCCCCACCAAACTGACCCGGTTGAAAATGCCAGCCATCGGTTCTTCGCTCGGCCCATTCTCGCTTGATCGTGCTCATATCTTGGCACTCATAGATGAGTGACGGGAAGATATGATAGCTGTCATTGCCGACAAGTTGCATCTGATGTCTCCGCATTGGCTCGGAGAGTTTCTAAATCATGATTCGCGTCAGGCGGCGGTCTGATCTACACAGGATTGCATCTCAATCCACCTCCACCGGTGCCTCATCCAGCAAGGATCGCACAATGCGACCGCAAGCGGTCGGTTTGGGATTTTCGATGTGCATCCTGGAAAATCCGTGTTTAATCTGTGTTCCATCTGTGGCTAAGAAAATTGCCACTTACCGACTCGTTACGTTGCTTAATTCTCCTGAATCCGCACGTTACGAAAATCGATTTTCCAATCTTCCGCTTGGAAGCCAATTGGGCCTTCGGTGAGGGGGCCGGGTTGGCTTTCGGCGATTTTTACGCCGTTGAGAATCGACAACAGTGCGCCGTCTTGGGATTGGATTTCCAGGCTGTTCCATTGTCCGGCCGGTTTGCGGTGTTGGATGCGGGCTTCCTCGTCGTCGGTCGCTTCGACGGCGTCCGCGCCGCCGATGGCGACGATTTTTGCGAGTTGTACATATTTCCCCTGCACCTCAACGCAGGCCGGCCAGGGGGTGTTGTCGTTGTTGATGTACATCATATAGCCGGTATTCCCTTTGAACTTGTCGTCGTCCTTCAGGTTCTTGGGCCGCTCATAGCGAAAATCGAGCCGCAGCGTAAAGTTGCGGTAACTCTTCTTGGTGGCTAAGTACCCACGGGGGCGGCCGCCGCAGCGAATGGTGTGTCCTTCGATGGACCACGTTGCTGCCTCACCGACCGGGACGGTGAATTCGCTCATGTCTTCGTGATTGGCGAGGAATACGAAGCCCTCTTCCAATTCAAACGGCGGTTCCTCGACGACTGGCGCCGGGGTTTCTACTTCGGTCGTAGCGGGCGGGTCGATTGGTTTGTCGGCGGCGGAATTGCAGGCGGACAACAGCGGGCCGCAGAGCAGGAACAACATACGACAAACTGTCAGACGATGACGAGACATCACAACTTCCTTTATGGCGGGTTTGAGTTTGACCTCAATGTGAGACGAGAATTGCCTATTGCAGCCAAAGCGGCATTGTAATCGTCGGTTGCCGGGAACATAAGTCAGCTTCCTGTTTTGCGGGCGTGCGATGGGTTTGCTTGGGTGTTGCTGTTATGATGGCGGCGAGTGATTTACAGCCGTCCTACAGAAGAGCAACACCATGAACGAACCACGTCCAGCCGCTTCCGGGTTTTTCAGTATCTTTCGCGCCGTCGGACCGGCGATCATTGTTGCTTCAGTGGTTGTCGGACCGGGCAGCATTTTGACGAGTTCGCGTATCGGCGTCGAATTCGGCTACAGCATGATTTGGGTGTTGGCGATTGCGGTGTTGTTGATGATGGGTATGACAGCGCTCTCGGCTAGGCTGGGTGTCGTCTTGGATGAGACGTTGTGTGACGAATTGGCTCGCCGCGCGGGTCGTCCCGTGGCTGCGCTGGCGGGTATCTCGCTGTTTCTAATCGCCGCCTGTTTTCAGTTCGGCAACAACCTCGGCGTGCTGGCCGCCATTGAACCGTTTGTGCAAAACGCTGATGCGGCCGTTGCCGCCGATGCCGGTTTTTTCGCCAAATTGACCACCTGGCCAAATCTGTTGGT
Coding sequences within it:
- a CDS encoding DUF7716 domain-containing protein — encoded protein: MPLTFHNLGFVLSHIYEFPRWCAVYLPTVDRYEADTQCIVAVPTTHSEAEEDTLHRLCLAHGFKNWLNIAVISDTCDDAADQTEPALIAVFNQDCREGEWLWRMMDFRNPDSSPYRTS
- a CDS encoding DUF6985 domain-containing protein; amino-acid sequence: MTDNLDLTDLKWDAECEEWCSQITIPELASCDASTEQRIPISTDLSQASFPLLVHNRMGNEQPTGWQCEALSFFNGHRAEIVGNSLQAILEWYVPYVDEYRQVFQAYSPPDDSLDDLDKDFPVIDNTDQLRALIALDCVVVHEASRGGVSDIGLCFDCCWDDEHGLGVLVNKLDVVKMGGADVATEDRYETFLNGTEWKLAPETSG
- a CDS encoding SMI1/KNR4 family protein, translated to MSHIPCTGDQDADAFIHTIRRRLIAIADEPPYRYINTTPEDRAEYEAKKRSFTGYALEEILAVESRLDIRFPAVYRAFLHIMGISNGDLFCGSNVASLENYDQLQEFAQDLIHECHVNWQLDKKAFVFLGHQGYTFNYFIADGRFDSPVHQYVENDQSGTQCSPGFAEFIDAEVSLAEQNNQNIRDAGGYFLTIADGCVSQEHPTRNSGIRPLDLPDQTSEASKNEKHIRSLKPWWRFGKPVVKE
- a CDS encoding YHYH protein, with protein sequence MKPLRKLLAAAITVLSLATVAWTQFPGGPPPARRHTTTQSTGKLQLVPDTQKPPGKNSVSIQVDGDVRVIRANGIPNHSTGAFPNRGNPHRITAQKYLFRIPAEPEQARRITPLGLQDFGIAVNGIPFDPGAAEFFLGNRQSGWQYEALSGAVRLGIDGNYAHVQPTGAYHYHGLPTELLEILGLKKQSHSPLVGWAADGYPIYAVYGYADAENPESKVKALASSYRLKSGRRPSGRGEPGGQYDGTFVADYEFVEGAGDLDECNGRFCVTPDFPEGTYAYFLTEEWPVIPRAFSGTPSRDFERRRPPSGRGRRPPPRRRR
- a CDS encoding 3-keto-disaccharide hydrolase, whose protein sequence is MSRHRLTVCRMLFLLCGPLLSACNSAADKPIDPPATTEVETPAPVVEEPPFELEEGFVFLANHEDMSEFTVPVGEAATWSIEGHTIRCGGRPRGYLATKKSYRNFTLRLDFRYERPKNLKDDDKFKGNTGYMMYINNDNTPWPACVEVQGKYVQLAKIVAIGGADAVEATDDEEARIQHRKPAGQWNSLEIQSQDGALLSILNGVKIAESQPGPLTEGPIGFQAEDWKIDFRNVRIQEN